ggagactacatgggaaagctaggttgctgccgagagtggtgttagtgagaccagtaggtggtgctcaacctgcacactgtgtgggtcctaatgccccagcatACAGACGGAGACTCTCAGTCCTGCTCAGTGGTCTTtctgttgttaaaaatcccaggatatccTTCGAAATACAGAAGACATTTAACCCAAGGTCAAATTTGTCCACAGGTCTCCTAACATcaccatatcataattggtttaCTCTCTGTCTCCTCACCACCAATCAGTTGaagtgtggtgtgcggtctgctgacacgtcatccaggtgaatgctgcacactggtgacgGAAATGTGTAaacactttgagtgtccagaaaagtgctatataaatgtagtttattaagctagtagtattagttaatggtttgttattacCATGAATTATGACCTAAACTATAGTGTTACCTAAAGTTTTTATCCAATAAAAAAAGTGTGCATAAATAACAATGGAATTAagtttactgaataaattcaaaCAAccgcatcaaaaaagtcatgtgatgttgttttaacagatcatatTATACCAAAAATTGCAATGACAAGTGACAAGATATATTTGCATCGACGAAGAGGTCAAAACATTTTCAATTGTAATATATGAGATAATTCATAGTAAGCAAAAGTGATTTGTTACATTAAACAGGCACAAAGTGGTTTATTAGAACGTGAGAATTCAGTTTTCCTTGACTCATTGGAAGGAAGTTGTGTTTTaggtgatattccagttttgagcaaaagtttaatttatatctacggatggaaacatagctattgaatgGATTCGATAAGCCACTTCAGGTGTCCGCTCCTGCTACTAGAAGGCCACAATCCAGCTTTAGTTTAGCTTGAGCCCTGATTACAGACACATGAACTAGATAATCAGGGTATTTAGGATCACTTTCAGACAGgtttgctggaactaaactctgcagaaaaATGGCCATCTTAGTCTAAAGGTGAACTTGGGTACCAAAGCTTACTTAGAGTAGGTAGCAAAGTGCTCGGGTACTCATGTGAAACACTGAAATATATATCTCTGGAACCTCTGAGCCAGGTTTAAGAGAACATCCACGCGGCCTGTTCTCACCATCATGATTTTACGTCACTTGGGAGATAACCGGCATATCTTACACTACCAGACAGCAAAGCTACGCATTCTTTAAGTACAGTAAGAGATTAAAAAAGCCACTTCATTTCAATCAAAATGAGACCGATATGAGCAGTGGTCCCTGGTGCGTGTATGCATAAATTTTTCAGAATAAAGCTGGTTGAGGCATTCAGGTATCTAACACGGAGTTCTGCACGATAGAGGCTATCTTTACGGATAATTAAAAATTCTCAATCATTCTCACACAGGCAGATTGAAGACGCCTGAGGGGTTGCGTATAATCTGGCAAGCGTGGCTTTCCTCCCGCTTTAATGCTGGCTTTTATCTCAGTAAAACTGTGCTGATAGTCAAAATGTTCTTCAATTGCACTTTGGGAAAGGGATGTCACAGGGTTTCATTAATTGTAATCTATACCCCAAAAAAGTTCACCTGTAAATCCCACCCCTTGCTCTCTGAGCCACGGATCCATCCCTGTCATCCAGTCTAGGAAATGAGGCATTAAAAAGTGATGCATACATTTAGAGAGTCGGGCCCTTGTTCAATCAGAGCAGGTAAAGTCGTTTAGCGATGCCCAGACTGACCACTCACTCAAGTGTGTGTTTAAGCAGAAATGGAAAGGGAATGAGATTTCAGACCTGACAAAGGAGTAATGGTAGAACTCGACAAGCAAAGACAACGGAAGGATGAGATCTCAAATCTAAAAGGAGAGGTTCCTCCTCACCCCACTGTCTCTTAAACTTAAACTGCGTGACAATTTGAAACTTCTCTCTAagacgacaaaaaaaaaatttagccaCTCAAACATGAAATAGTCTCAAGACACAGGCCGATTTCACATCCCAAGCTTTGGCAATTGCTCGTCGCAGGATGAACTTGACTTTACCAGGTCAGATCTCTGCTGTAGCGACTGCCCCCCTGCGTGCTCCTCTTGATGGGCTCACTGAGGCAATGCAATAAAATCTGAAATGAGGAACAGCACGCCTGCCTGCAGAGAGAGGAGATGAGTATATGGGCCGCATCACTGAAGCCCTGCAGCTGTGGGTCTGTTTGGAAGACATAGTTCATAACCAGCTGGCTCCGACAAGTCATCATCTCTCTCTAgcatacacacgcacatgcaGAGCGCACCCAACATTAAGACGGTGCCGAGCGTTGCACCATAATTTCATTTTCTCATTGATGTCATCCGATTTGACAGGCAAGAAACGGCAGGACACAAATTGCACACAATAAGATGTGCcaatacactctctctctctctctctctctcactagtTTTCTCTCGCTCCTACTGGATCATTTTTCTCGCCCCTTTCACTCCAAACCTCACATTTTCTTTACAGAACAATGTAGGGCTGACAGGAGAGTAGAAGGGAATGGGAATGATTTGAACTCTGTGAGCCATAACTCTTTATATATCACAAGGACACGCACTACCCATTGTGCCGCAGCTCTGACAgacttattttcttattattaaagGTTCGCTGTGTCTTAGAGAGGAACTTCTAACATTTCTCATGTCAAACACAACATTAGTCACATTCAGTAGACCATCTTCTGACATGAAGTCACAGATGAAAAGCAGCAGACAGGTGCTGTTAACCACACAGCGTTAACCTGAAGTACAAAACTAGTCTTACAAATCCACTTTAAAACTAAAGAAAGTCTCCCATTGACTTTTACGGGAAACATGCATCATATCAGCCTGTCCCAGGCGTCAGATTGACACTCACAATGCACAGTAATGCACTTCAAAGGCGTGCCGATCAAAGCACGGGATGCGTATTGGAGCATGCAGCTTGATTAATCCCCTCGAGTGACTCAGGACCGTGTCGGCTCACCAGCAAGGAATCGGTTGTCTCCCGAGCAGCCATGGGGCAACCACAACATGCGGCGGACAGATTCAGCACCATGGAGAGCACCCGCTTAGCACAGGATGGAGGCTTGGAGAAGTCATGCTGAGGCGTCTAGTGAtgggattaatgaatgaataacacaTCAATAGCAAATGCATTATTGTAATCGCCTTCAGTGCTTAACGTCATATGAATCAGCCATGTCTCTCTGTGTGTTCATTGACTGTTTGGTAATTACAACATTGTGCCAAAGGTTTTCAAGACGGTCTGCTAAAAAAAGTAAGTCTTCAAAAGAAAGGAAGAATCTGTGCTAAGTTTGACACTATGGGAGTCTCCTTTACCATGATTGTGTATAGATATTAGAAGTACTGTTTATAACTCAAAAATGTAAGTTGCTAGGAACAGGTACAATGCAGTGTCAATGGGAGAAAAAACCTACACTACATATAAACTACACATCCACTTCTTTAATCAAAGTACACACATGCCTGTTTAGCACTTAAGTCTTAATTAACATTAGCATCTAACTGAAAGTcttatttttacacacacatatatatacacacacatatatatatacacacacacatatatatatatatatatatatatatatatatatatatatatatatatatatatatacatacatatatatatatatatatatatatatatatatatatatatatatatatatatatatatatatatatatatatatatacatacatacatatatatatatatatatacatacatatatatatatgtatatatatatacatatatatatatatatatatatatatatatatatatatatatatatatatatatatatatatatatatatatatatatagtcaaaactagaatattttccaaaataagtcaaaaatagaacatttttaagaagaaaaaaactaatgTTATGCTTTAAATAAGAATTGTATGCATGCAGCACCAAATATTGCATGGAAAAATAAGAGAATCTAAAAGTTAACCCAATGAGGCAGTCATGGATAACATGACTGGTCAGATATATAGAGagaagagagatagagagagtcTATTTCTTTGATTTATCTCACTTGTATTGATCTCCCTCTGCCCTTGATGTATTTTACCTGCAGCTCTCAACTTTTCAGGACGCGTTGGTGTAAAAGGGCTGCTTTGAAGCAGGCATGACAGCAGCAGATCATGCGCACAAGCTCGTTCAGTAAGTTTGCGCAGAACAACATGGACTCACCCCAGCGTTGTCATGGTGACGATGGTGTACCAAAAAGCCGCCGGGATGCTGGTGAACTTGCTGGCAGAGGAGCCTTTCTCTGCGTAGAACATGACGGTGGCGAAGATTATGATGGCCATGGTGAGCGAGAAGAGCAGGAAGCCCAGCTCGGACGCGCAGCTCTTCAGCGTGTAGCCCAGGATGCGCAGCCCTGCGGAATGCCGCGAAAATTTGAAAATCCGAAAGACCCTGAAGACCCTGAGGGTGACAAAGGCCCCGCTCACGTCCTCGTTGTCCGTCATGACCAGGCCGATGTAGTAAGGCATGATGGCCACCACGTCGATAATGCTCATGACGCTTTTGACGAACTTGTACCTGCTGGGCGCGGCGATCAGACGCAGCAGGTACTCGACGGTGAAGATCATGACGCAGGCCGTATCCAAACAGAAGAACGCGAGGGCGTAGCGCTCCCCGCACGAGAGCTCCTTCGCGCGGTTTAGCGAGCTGCCGCACGGGACCGTCTCCACCACGTTGGCCATAACGGAGACGGCGATGAAAAAGCCCGTAACGTAATAGAAGACCAGCGCCATGGTGCTCGTGTGCGGGTTCTCAAACGCGCGCCACATGGACTCGCGGAACGACAAATCCGGCATGACCAAGTCGTTGTTGTTGTCGTTCTCCTCATCGTCTTGAATTCTCTCCGCGTTCTCCCTCCTGCGATCTTTGTATTCCTCATAACAGCAGTCCCCTATTATCTCTGGAATGATGCCGAAGAAGGCCAGCTCCTCGTCATAGGCGGAGATGCACTCGTGGCGAGGGTAGTGCAGCTTTCCGGTGCGGTAGAAGTTGAGAATGTGCCTGAAGATGTCGGGGTCGCGGTCAAAAAAGTACTCGTTGGTCTCCTCGTGGAAGAAGAAGTCGCGCTCTGTGCTCCCCAGTAAGGTGTCTGGGTACCTCTCCAAAGTATTCCGCCAAGTTTGAAACCTAGTGCCGCTGACGTTCAAGATGATCAACCCGTCCTGACCTCGCTTCTTGTCCCGCGGAGGCGGCGGCATCGGGGCGCTCGCCACGGGCATCCATCCTATAGCTGCGGCGCGCGCGAACGGTAGCCACGCGGCGACTCCGGCTGCCATCCTGACCCAATGTGCGCGAACCGGTGCGACTGAAGCAGATTTTGCGCTCACAGATCCGCCACGCGCAGAAAGGACATCTGGAGGGACACAATGCGCAATCAGTTGGCGTAAACTTAAGTAATACTATTACTCACGTGAACAATGAGCCGCGTTAAACATCCACATCAAAGCATTCTAACAGCAAAATGAGAGAATGCAATGAGAGAGAACGTAAAAATGTCTATACGCGTAAAAGCTACGCGAGCTGAACTATTGCTCGAGAGCGAGAGAGAACGCTTACCTCCTCATACATGGATTTTAATGCAAAAGTGCAGCTTTTTACGCACAGTTCATCAGTACTAGTCCACTTTGTATCGCTGTTCCGCCGTTACGCGCAAATAAGTATCCAAAATGCGCTCTTGGAGGTGTTCTGGAGCAAATGCAACAAGTTTACAAGTCAGGTAGAGGATTCGCGTTGTCCAAGGATATCCTTTTCGCCGGTCGGATGTGAGCTTCACACTAACGCTTTTAGAGAAACCTGCCACAGTGGTCCTTTCATGGGCAGAGAAGACCACCCTGGCGAGTGCGCGTTCGGTGTTTCAAAAAAAGGAAATGCTACTTTCCTATCCGCTTCCTTGAAATGTAATCCAGCGTCCCGTAAACAATTTGGCAGGGTCTGTCTGTAACCAGAACAAAAACTGAACCTGCAACAAATGATTTGCTGGAAGTTGCTTCATCCGCTACCGACGGAGATCTGTGAGTCTGCGGTGGAGCCCAAGTTGCTTCTGCTCACGGCGCATTGGAGGCGTGTCACGTGCTACGGGCATCGGTTAACACATATGAATGTAACACGGTCTGTGTGAATGGTGCATAATGTACCATAAGAAGTGTTACGTTTCAATATTTATTTGTAGCATGTATCTCTGttataaatagaaaaacaaacaccTCCGTATAACGCATTGTGTAAAGACATCAttaaacagaataataattaAGCAGAGTTTTACAGGAATTCAGTGAAGCGCTGAATTGCGAGCTGAGAGACTGGGGGTGAAAGCATTGCGGATGTTTTTACGTCTCAGGTTATTGATTCACACATTCAGCACTGACAGATCTAAAAAGGGGGAAGCCGCTAGATGGAGACAGTTTTCAGAGGTGAATGAAGATCAGACCTGTAAGAGCAATAGATTCGAGTCATGTGAAGGTCTCTTGCTGTGACAAACACAATCAGCAAGCTCGAAAATGCGATTATCTGTGTTGCAACTCTCCATACATGGGTCAATGACAAATAAGGATGTTTGAGATGATAAGAGGAGAAATGCTGCACACGTTGCAAATCTAATGTGATTCTATCAGAAACTGCATCTGGTGTAattatttagatagatagatagatagatagatagatagatagatagatagatagatagatagatagatagatagatagatagatggatagatggatagatagatagatagatagatagatagatagatagatagatagatagatagatagatagatatgcatGGGTTGGGGAAAGCGAGatctttattaaatatatatatatatatatatatatatatatatatatatatatatatatatatatatatatatatatatatatatatatatatatttgtcaatgCAATAAATCATCATCCATAACATAATAAAATTGAAACCTACAGTACATCCGCTTAtaatgagagggagagagagattaGAAAgacaaataacaataattaaaacaaaatcacttcacttaattatgaaataaaaatggaATATATTCAGACAGAAATGAGCACATTTAATGTGTAATTCTTTGCTGAAGTAAACTTGTTTTTACGTCAGGGCTGTGACTTCTGAGATAATGCCCCAGTCGGCGCAGCTTCTGACAAAACCGACTTCGCCAACAACTGATTTTAGCGAGTGAACCAAAACAGCTGCGGCAGCTCAGAGCACCATGCGTGTTTGTGCGCGCGCCCCCGTGATGAATTTCCTGGCGCGGGGCCTCCATATTCTTAACTGCCTTCCAAATTAGTCACATAGACGTATCGCAGATTAAATGTTGCGAGAGGAAAAAGCGAGTCTTTGATCTCCAAGGCTTGAAGGGGTTTTCttttcagcaccatggacagcgaCCAGCCGCAGATACATGCGTGCTGCTTGTTTCAGCACCGCGCACAGCGACTGTCGCTCTATTGATTATTGGCAACGAGCTTCTAATATTTACATGCGATTTATATCACCTTTAGGatacattttctgtcttttgacGGCATTACAGTGCTTGAAATGCAAAATTGTACTGATTAACATCAAATGTCCTTCCACTCACCTTTCTGCAATTAACCTCAATCTACTGGATGCAATTTGTTCACTAACGGGTTTTTTTTCACACTGTTTGTAAATAACGCCATCCAAAACATATGTGTATTAGAATATTGTATGTTTTTAACTGAATCACCTGTTTAATACTTCTCAAGCTGTGAACTTTGATgctgaaaacaaataataaagaaaaagagaacaaaatcagatgttgttttgtaaatatatctatatgtatattattttatcattttattgtatataacaccactgtattattacattttaagaatctttaattttaataatttaaatatacatatataaagttGTCCTAcactttttaaaacatcttttattgcatttttgagagaaaaaaagaaacataatacagtaaacaaaaatatattaattttgtaaATTTATTATCCCAAAAGCAGCATTTGTCTCCCTTTCTTCTACAACATTTTATCAGTTTTTACACAAATTGTAGCAAAGAATATATTTGTTGTGCTTGTCCATTTATGTACCACAACAAAAAtaagatattattttaaatattttatagtacATCATAGTTTTCACTAACAAACATCTAAATACCATGTAAACACCACAgaaaatcaatataaaataaaatacttctttaaaaaaaatggcaaTGACCTTCTGAGGTTGACAACTGACCTTTTCACTGACCATCATATCAGCTGTGATCCAGCATTTCAAATTCACACAACTTTTCTTTCGCTGCCTCTAAAGCACTACCATTTCCTTCAAGAAAAGCAAATCTGCTTTAGCAATGTCACGGGCAACCCACACTTGCACAAAACCACACCATGCTAAACTCAATTCATTTCCAAAGCTAACAGGATTGCCTCATTTGAGCATTCTGTACCGTGGCCACGcactatgttttacacagaatgAACCAGAATAGTAGTGTTCAGCACCATCACAGTCAATTTTCTGACTTTTGTTCAGTGCGTTTCCCTGCCTCGGGTTGTTAGAGAAATGGCGCCAAAATATGACAGGCGCCGGTGTCACCATGGTTACCAGTCACATCTATTTCAGTCCCGTGAGCTAAACCTGACAGTGTTGATGCATGAAGAACGTGCACCCTGACAGCTCATCGCCTTAGTGCGCTAAAACTCACACCTCAGCCGAatttaaagagaacaaattaTGAAAATCTGCTTCTTCTGCACTCAACTCaaatagttgactttactagaaGGTTATGTGGAAGCCTGTTGCCTTAAACCGCTCACATTTGGTAAAATTAACAGACTTAGAACTACATAGAAACTTAAGTTCTATGTTAATTCAACTAGACCTGCAAATGTTCAACTTTTGTAAAAACCTACACAACTACTTTCAAGTTAAATAAACTATTTGGGTTACGAGTGTGTATAATCAAGTTTCCAGGTCATCTACCAACccagaaaatgtgaaaaagtgAAAAATGTCACAACACACTAACTTTGATTAGGTAAGCCTTGCTTCCTTTCTTCTGAAGTCAGGAGAAATTAGCTATTTATATAAGCAAAATGCCACTTAAAACATTGTAGTTTTGTTTTCAAACGAAATCGAGAATTGTGGTTGATTTTCTATATTATAAGTCAGTGGATGATTTTGTCACATTTTAAGTCATTTAACGGTGTTATTAAGGCTCTATGTTTAGTTTGTGCaggtcattttcaaatatttagtaattctgaaaaaaaattatatataatgtattacagCATACTATAAGtaagataacactttattttgatggtccatttaagtattagtagactgtctgcttaatatctgttgatactgcttctttaCCAGGCATTAAACTGAttatataagaaactttgcaagtacatgtcaacttacactaaccccaacctcaacTCTAAACCCCAACCTAactgtctacttataatctaatgagaattagtaggcatgtagatgtaatgtaacttaaattcaacaaacagaccatcaaaataaagtgtgaccaaactctttaaaataaaaaacattaattaattatttatttattaattaaatgttaattattttgcATCATATTCCTGTCTTTAAATCCATCCCAGCAAGGAACAATGCTTATCCTTTTTCTCATTATCCTTTTTCTCATTACTTTCtcaatatgattatttgaatcagtattcaatatttaaaatgattttgactaATGAATAAGGTTAACTCATTGCCTAATGTAGGAATGTTCAGTGTCTTTGTTCCTCTTTTTGTCTGTCATAACTCATATTTTCAGGAGCCGCCAAACCAGGTCataggtcatggagacctcttgaGTGGAACTGCATGGCCTGATGACTGGAAACACCTGTTCTTCGGTTATTACTAtgtgtggtcacactttattttgatggtccgtttgttgaatttaagttacattgcatctacatgccaactaattctcattatattataagtagaatgttggggttagagttggggttggggttagggttagtgtaagttgacatgtacttgcaaagtttcttatagtcagttaaatgtctgtttagcagcagtttcgacaatattaagcagacagtctattaataatcaaatagaccatcaaaataaagtgtgtgttaatactgtctaaagtgatttagctatttttaagtgttaattctgtttaaagtgatttCCTTTCTATGCAAAACAGACTTTGTGTGTAGTAAGAATATAGCAGCCTGAATGCTGTTTATACCAGTTTTGAACTAGTTTGATAAAAGAGAGTACGAGAATGAGTACGGAGAAACAACCTTGAGTTTTTATATCAGATTGTTCTCTTGCGCA
This region of Danio aesculapii chromosome 4, fDanAes4.1, whole genome shotgun sequence genomic DNA includes:
- the kcnd2 gene encoding potassium voltage-gated channel subfamily D member 2 isoform X1 is translated as MAAGVAAWLPFARAAAIGWMPVASAPMPPPPRDKKRGQDGLIILNVSGTRFQTWRNTLERYPDTLLGSTERDFFFHEETNEYFFDRDPDIFRHILNFYRTGKLHYPRHECISAYDEELAFFGIIPEIIGDCCYEEYKDRRRENAERIQDDEENDNNNDLVMPDLSFRESMWRAFENPHTSTMALVFYYVTGFFIAVSVMANVVETVPCGSSLNRAKELSCGERYALAFFCLDTACVMIFTVEYLLRLIAAPSRYKFVKSVMSIIDVVAIMPYYIGLVMTDNEDVSGAFVTLRVFRVFRIFKFSRHSAGLRILGYTLKSCASELGFLLFSLTMAIIIFATVMFYAEKGSSASKFTSIPAAFWYTIVTMTTLGYGDMVPKTIMGKIFGSICSLSGVLVIALPVPVIVSNFSRIYHQSQRAEKRRAQKKTRLARIRAAKSGGASAYLQYKRNGMLVDMEEEASKEAGQALVCKANPTFETQHHHLLHCLEKTTNHEFVDEQTYETSCMEVSLAKPSMSRSSSMSSSPHGLSSCCTRRNKRKSFNVPNSNMAGGRRGSIQELSTIQIRERPLSNSRSSLNAKFEETVPLNSEEPSYITAAVISMPTPPVTTPEGGDLASSHDFLQSNIVRVSAL
- the kcnd2 gene encoding potassium voltage-gated channel subfamily D member 2 isoform X2, producing MAAGVAAWLPFARAAAIGWMPVASAPMPPPPRDKKRGQDGLIILNVSGTRFQTWRNTLERYPDTLLGSTERDFFFHEETNEYFFDRDPDIFRHILNFYRTGKLHYPRHECISAYDEELAFFGIIPEIIGDCCYEEYKDRRRENAERIQDDEENDNNNDLVMPDLSFRESMWRAFENPHTSTMALVFYYVTGFFIAVSVMANVVETVPCGSSLNRAKELSCGERYALAFFCLDTACVMIFTVEYLLRLIAAPSRYKFVKSVMSIIDVVAIMPYYIGLVMTDNEDVSGAFVTLRVFRVFRIFKFSRHSAGLRILGYTLKSCASELGFLLFSLTMAIIIFATVMFYAEKGSSASKFTSIPAAFWYTIVTMTTLGYGDMVPKTIMGKIFGSICSLSGVLVIALPVPVIVSNFSRIYHQSQRAEKRRAQKASKEAGQALVCKANPTFETQHHHLLHCLEKTTNHEFVDEQTYETSCMEVSLAKPSMSRSSSMSSSPHGLSSCCTRRNKRKSFNVPNSNMAGGRRGSIQELSTIQIRERPLSNSRSSLNAKFEETVPLNSEEPSYITAAVISMPTPPVTTPEGGDLASSHDFLQSNIVRVSAL